The Papio anubis isolate 15944 chromosome 1, Panubis1.0, whole genome shotgun sequence genome window below encodes:
- the AIM2 gene encoding interferon-inducible protein AIM2 isoform X2 produces the protein MIQNAGVVSAVKKTILIFQKLNYMLLAKRLQEEKEKVDKKYKSVTKPKPLSQAEMSPAASAAIRNDVTKQRAAPKASPHVKPEQKQRVAQQESIREEFRKDCLPVMVLKATKPFTFETQEGKQEMFHATVATEKEFFFVKVFNTLLKDKFIPKRIIIISRYYQHSGFLEVNSASCVLDAKSDQKVDVPLNIMRKAGETPKINTLQTQPLGTIVNGLFVVQKVTEKKKNVLFDLSDKTGEMEVLVVRNEDTMQCKEGDKVRLTFFTLSKNGEKPQLTSGVHSIIKVIKASKKT, from the exons ATGATTCAAAATGCTGGTGTAGTGTCTGCAGTGAAGAAGACCATTCTTATTTTTCAGAAGTTGAATTATATGCTTTTGGCAAAACGTCttcaggaagagaaggagaaag ttgATAAGAAATACAAATCGGTAACAAAACCAAAGCCACTAAGTCAAGCTGAAATGAGTCCTGCTGCATCTGCAGCCATCAGAAATGATGTCACAAAGCAACGTGCTGCACCAAAAGCCTCTCCTCATGTTAAG CCTGAGCAGAAACAGAGGGTGGCCCAGCAGGAATCTATCAGAGAAGAGTTTCGGAAAGACTGTTTGCCAGTTATGGTACTGAAAGCAACAAAGCCCTTCACGTTTGAGACCCAAGAAGGCAAGCAAGAGATGTTTCATGCTACGGTGGCTACAGAGAAGGAATTCTTCTTTGTAAAAGTTTTTAATACACTGCTGAAAGATAAATTCATTCCAAAGAGAATTATTATAATATCAAGATATTATCAGCACAGTGGTTTCTTAGAGGTAAATAGCGCCTCATGTGTGTTAGATGCTAAATCTGACCAAAAGGTTGATGTCCCGCTGAACATTATGAGAAAAGCTGGTGAAACGCCAAAGATCAACACGCTTCAAACTCAGCCCCTTGGAACAATTGTGAATGGGTTGTTTGTAGTCCAGAAG gtaacagaaaagaagaaaaatgtattatttgaccTAAGTGACAAGACTGGGGAAATGGAAGTATTGGTGGTTAGAAACGAGGACACAATGCAGTGTAAGGAAGGAGATAAGGTTCGACTTACATTCTTCACACTgtcaaaaaatggagaaaaaccaCAGCTGACATCTGGAGTTCATAGCATCATAAAG GTTATTAAGGCCAGTAAAAAaacatag
- the AIM2 gene encoding interferon-inducible protein AIM2 isoform X1, translating into MESKYKEILLLTGLDNITDEELDRFKFFLSDEFNIATGKLRTANRIQVADLMIQNAGVVSAVKKTILIFQKLNYMLLAKRLQEEKEKVDKKYKSVTKPKPLSQAEMSPAASAAIRNDVTKQRAAPKASPHVKPEQKQRVAQQESIREEFRKDCLPVMVLKATKPFTFETQEGKQEMFHATVATEKEFFFVKVFNTLLKDKFIPKRIIIISRYYQHSGFLEVNSASCVLDAKSDQKVDVPLNIMRKAGETPKINTLQTQPLGTIVNGLFVVQKVTEKKKNVLFDLSDKTGEMEVLVVRNEDTMQCKEGDKVRLTFFTLSKNGEKPQLTSGVHSIIKVIKASKKT; encoded by the exons ATGGAGAGTAAATACAAGGAGATACTCTTGCTAACGGGCCTGGATAACATCACTGATGAGGAACTGGATAGGTTTAAGTTCTTTCTTTCAGACGAGTTTAATATCGCCACAGGCAAACTACGTACTGCAAACAGAATACAAGTAGCTGACTTGATGATTCAAAATGCTGGTGTAGTGTCTGCAGTGAAGAAGACCATTCTTATTTTTCAGAAGTTGAATTATATGCTTTTGGCAAAACGTCttcaggaagagaaggagaaag ttgATAAGAAATACAAATCGGTAACAAAACCAAAGCCACTAAGTCAAGCTGAAATGAGTCCTGCTGCATCTGCAGCCATCAGAAATGATGTCACAAAGCAACGTGCTGCACCAAAAGCCTCTCCTCATGTTAAG CCTGAGCAGAAACAGAGGGTGGCCCAGCAGGAATCTATCAGAGAAGAGTTTCGGAAAGACTGTTTGCCAGTTATGGTACTGAAAGCAACAAAGCCCTTCACGTTTGAGACCCAAGAAGGCAAGCAAGAGATGTTTCATGCTACGGTGGCTACAGAGAAGGAATTCTTCTTTGTAAAAGTTTTTAATACACTGCTGAAAGATAAATTCATTCCAAAGAGAATTATTATAATATCAAGATATTATCAGCACAGTGGTTTCTTAGAGGTAAATAGCGCCTCATGTGTGTTAGATGCTAAATCTGACCAAAAGGTTGATGTCCCGCTGAACATTATGAGAAAAGCTGGTGAAACGCCAAAGATCAACACGCTTCAAACTCAGCCCCTTGGAACAATTGTGAATGGGTTGTTTGTAGTCCAGAAG gtaacagaaaagaagaaaaatgtattatttgaccTAAGTGACAAGACTGGGGAAATGGAAGTATTGGTGGTTAGAAACGAGGACACAATGCAGTGTAAGGAAGGAGATAAGGTTCGACTTACATTCTTCACACTgtcaaaaaatggagaaaaaccaCAGCTGACATCTGGAGTTCATAGCATCATAAAG GTTATTAAGGCCAGTAAAAAaacatag
- the AIM2 gene encoding interferon-inducible protein AIM2 isoform X3, whose product MSPAASAAIRNDVTKQRAAPKASPHVKPEQKQRVAQQESIREEFRKDCLPVMVLKATKPFTFETQEGKQEMFHATVATEKEFFFVKVFNTLLKDKFIPKRIIIISRYYQHSGFLEVNSASCVLDAKSDQKVDVPLNIMRKAGETPKINTLQTQPLGTIVNGLFVVQKVTEKKKNVLFDLSDKTGEMEVLVVRNEDTMQCKEGDKVRLTFFTLSKNGEKPQLTSGVHSIIKVIKASKKT is encoded by the exons ATGAGTCCTGCTGCATCTGCAGCCATCAGAAATGATGTCACAAAGCAACGTGCTGCACCAAAAGCCTCTCCTCATGTTAAG CCTGAGCAGAAACAGAGGGTGGCCCAGCAGGAATCTATCAGAGAAGAGTTTCGGAAAGACTGTTTGCCAGTTATGGTACTGAAAGCAACAAAGCCCTTCACGTTTGAGACCCAAGAAGGCAAGCAAGAGATGTTTCATGCTACGGTGGCTACAGAGAAGGAATTCTTCTTTGTAAAAGTTTTTAATACACTGCTGAAAGATAAATTCATTCCAAAGAGAATTATTATAATATCAAGATATTATCAGCACAGTGGTTTCTTAGAGGTAAATAGCGCCTCATGTGTGTTAGATGCTAAATCTGACCAAAAGGTTGATGTCCCGCTGAACATTATGAGAAAAGCTGGTGAAACGCCAAAGATCAACACGCTTCAAACTCAGCCCCTTGGAACAATTGTGAATGGGTTGTTTGTAGTCCAGAAG gtaacagaaaagaagaaaaatgtattatttgaccTAAGTGACAAGACTGGGGAAATGGAAGTATTGGTGGTTAGAAACGAGGACACAATGCAGTGTAAGGAAGGAGATAAGGTTCGACTTACATTCTTCACACTgtcaaaaaatggagaaaaaccaCAGCTGACATCTGGAGTTCATAGCATCATAAAG GTTATTAAGGCCAGTAAAAAaacatag